The Gemmatimonas phototrophica region AAACGATACCGGGCACCGTTGGTGCCGAACGCGGCCAGCGCGGCCGCGGCGTCGGCGTTGGCGCCGGCGTCGTTGATGAGCGGCTGCGTGGGGAAGCCACGCGGCGCGCGCAGGGTGGCCCACACGGCCTTCGACCACTTCGCCCGTGCCTGCATACCCAGCAGGCGCGCGCGCAGGGCCGTGTTGTTGAGCGTCGTGGCAATCGCGATGCCCTTGCCGGTGTACACGATGGCCGAGTCGAACATGATGCGCATGTTCGCTTCACCAATGGGCGCACCGTTGGCCACACGATCAGACGAGATGATGAAGTCTTCGTAGTTCTCGCCAATCAACGTGTAAATCGTGGCCGCCAGGAAGTACGCCTGACCCAGGTCGGCGCGGTTGCGCAGCGAGCCAGCCTTGTCGTACTCCTCGAGCTTCGGCAACACGTAGTTGGCCATCCAACGCGCCTGGCTCACGTACGGGAACTGCCCGTCCGTGTACTCGTTGAGCGGATCACCGAGGTCACCCACGTCGAGCAGGTTCCAGTATTCACGGGAACCCACCCACGTCAGTTCGTCGGACGCGGCCCCACTGGTGCCCGTGAGCTGGTTGCCCGCCGCGTTGACGGAGCCGTATAACCCCGTCACCAGCGACAGCGCGGCGGCCGACTGCGTGGCAATGGCGTCTTCGGTGACGGCGTTGGGATTCTTGACTTCCGTGGAGAACACGGTGCACGACGACAACGCCGCGGCGCCAAGTACCGCCGCAGCGGTACCGAGCGTACGACGGAGACGTGCCGTTCCCCCAAACTTGGTTTCAGACTGCATAAGGGTCCGGGCTCCGGATCAGAAGTTGAGGTTCAGCGCGAGCGACAAACGACGCGGGATCGGCAAGCCGAAACCGTCGGTGGCGTTCTGGAAGTTGTCCGCCAGCGAACCCGTCGAGCCGCGGCCGTTTTCGTTCGATTCCGGATCCTGACCAGGATACTTGGTCCACATCAGGAGGTTACG contains the following coding sequences:
- a CDS encoding RagB/SusD family nutrient uptake outer membrane protein; amino-acid sequence: MQSETKFGGTARLRRTLGTAAAVLGAAALSSCTVFSTEVKNPNAVTEDAIATQSAAALSLVTGLYGSVNAAGNQLTGTSGAASDELTWVGSREYWNLLDVGDLGDPLNEYTDGQFPYVSQARWMANYVLPKLEEYDKAGSLRNRADLGQAYFLAATIYTLIGENYEDFIISSDRVANGAPIGEANMRIMFDSAIVYTGKGIAIATTLNNTALRARLLGMQARAKWSKAVWATLRAPRGFPTQPLINDAGANADAAAALAAFGTNGARYRFDVIAQNAGGWFSTGSEMNSRLEIRAGNRYIVPNAAGTRPADGAAGIAMRDPVTGAVDPVTQKNIDECCRLSSTVNVGWTATSAKEMLLILAEAALATNNTTEFATRINQIRAVDGLPEWTGTPSARDILIHTRNVSLFLQARRLTDHYRFQIRADRWVSTRGLRPCFFPISYNERQQNPLAPQPAQDRPAACN